In the genome of Anabaena cylindrica PCC 7122, the window CAAATATAAAGGAATAGAAACCCCAGAAGCGGAAGCAATAGCTAGTTTTGATTACTTTTTTGATTCCCAAGTCCGTCAACAATACTATTATCAACAAATTGCTATCAATCGCAGTTTAAATTGTCTCTGGGTCAATATTTAATTCTCTCAATTTTGCTGCTAAACGTGCTGCTTTTTGATCTGCTGCTTTTCTTGCTTCTGCTTCGTGTTCTGCTCTTTTAGCTTCCTGTTCTGCGCTTTCTTCCGGTGTGGGAACTAAAATTCCTTCCCGTGTAAAATACCGCAATAAACCATTATAAACACCCAAATATAAACCTAGCTGTTGACTCCAAAGATGTCCTTTTTTATTTAATTCAAGTGGCTGATATTTTCCATCTAATAAATGAAAACCTGCAAATTCTAAAGTATAAGGATCAAACCAAAAATAATCTGGTGTTCGGAATGTATTTTGATAAAGTTGTTTTTTAAATTCTCTATCTGTCTTAGCTGTACTTGGTGAGAGAATTTCTACAATCATATTGGGATATTTACCATCCTCATTCCACACTACCCAACTTTTCCGGGTTTTGCGTTCAGTTTCTAAAACTACAAAGAAATCTGGACCACGAGAATCTTCTGATTTTTTCTGGTTAGGACTATAGTAAATGCTCATGTTTCCAGTAGCATAGAAATCATTTTTATCTTTCCATAACCATTCTAAACATTTGAATAATAGAATTATTTGTCTGAGATGCAGTTCTGTTTCCACAGGAGGTTCATCACTATATAAATCACCTGGGGGAAAAATTATATCTGGGGAGATGTTTTCTTGAGTTTCTAGTCCTTGTGCAATGATCATAAATTTGATATAGCATCAAGTTATAATTTTTTGATTATATCATTCATTGATCAGCTTTTATAGCGGTTTTTGGTTAAGTGAGATACAAGAACCCCACCCCCAACCCCCTCATCGCAAGCGATGAGAGGGCTATGATGTATTTCATTCAAACCGCTATAGTAATATAGTAAGCTGATAAATGATAGCTGAATACTCACACAGATTTTAACCTTGCAAACAACAATGCTACTTTATCCAAATTCTTATTACCTGGCGAGAGTTCCACACCACTAGATAAATCAATACCATTAGGATGCAGTTGATTTAGTGCATCTATGATATTATCTGGTGTCAGTCCTCCGGCTAAAAACCAAGGGCAAGTGGGGCTAAAGTCCTCTAGCATTTGCCAATCTAAGGTTTTACCTGTACCTCCTAATTGTTGAGGATGATAGGCATCAAGTAGTAAGGTATCTACATTTTTGGTGTAGTTAGCTGCTGTTTGGAGATGCTCTAGACTGCGAACTCTCATGGCTTTAATTATTTCTACCTGGGGTAGAGATTGACGTAATTGATGGCAAAATGCTGGAGATTCATCACCGTGTAACTGGACACCAGTCAAACCTGATGCCAAAACTGTTTGGCTGATGTTGGTAATGCTGGTGTTGGCAAAAACACCAATTATGTCAATATTTCTAGGCAGTTGGGCGATCGCTGCCTGAATTTGTTCTATGGTAACGTAGCGCGGTGAAGTCGGTACGCAAATAAAGCCTAGTGCTGTTGCACCCAGAGAAGCGATCGCTATAGACTGCTCTGGTTGAGTGATGCCGCAAATTTTAACCCGCATTCAAAGACAAGAGAAATTAAAAATAATCACAAAAGTAACCTAAATTAGGCAAAAAAGTTTTGCTTTGTCCTACGGAATTTTATAATCTTGTAGGTTTACATTCCTTTTTTCATTGTAGGAGAATACAACTTGATATCATCTATCTTACTAGCAGCAGCTGCATCAGTTCCCGCCACACCTGTGTGGAGTCCTACAGTGGGTATCATTATCAGTGCCAGCAGTCTAGTAGTACTTTTACTCAGTTTGGCAAGTAAAGCGCCTAAAATTGGGCCACAAATGCCTTTACTGCCCATCACTGTTCCAGCTTTTATTGCCGCAATGGCTTTTGGTCATGTGATTGGTGTTGGCATTGTTTTAGGACTGACTAACATTGGTCGTTTATAAATTCTGGTTGAGATTCTCTTGTTATCAAGGGTAAAAATTGCGCGGTAGGTAAAAATCAAATTCCCTACCGCTTTTTTATACTAAACAGGGGCGTATTACAACAAGCCCCTATTACAGCAGTTTGCGTAGTTAGGAGGTACAAAATCTAAATTGAAGCTTATACACAAAGCCAGTTTGACTTCTGACTCCTGAATTCTGCTGTATTTTGAATAATTCAATATTTCCAATTAAATTGTCTATTCTAGAAATTAGAGCAGCTCGCACCTGGGATAGAAAGCTGTAGGAGTGTATTGCAATACACCCCTAATATACAGAAATTTTGTCCATAATTAATTTTAGGAAAAAGATAATGCAAACAAATTGGAAAATTGGCTCTTTATTTGGTATTCCTCTATTTTTAGATCCGTTTTGGTTTGTGATTTTGGGTTTAGCAACCCTGAATTTTGGAGTAGCTTACCAAGAATGGGGGACTATCACAGGTTGGAGTGCTGGATTAGTTATGGCACTGTTGTTATTTACTTCCGTGCTATTACATGAGTTGGGTCATAGTTTGGTAGCACAGTCGCAAGGGATTAAAGTTAATTCAATTACTTTGTTTTTCTTTGGTGGGATTGCAGCGATAGAAGAGGAATCGAAAACGCCTGGTAAAGCGTTTCAAGTAGCGATCGCTGGGCCTGCGGTTAGTATAGTTCTATTTTTATTACTGCGTCTAGGTTCTAATTTCATTCCTGATACCACAGTGTTGAATGTAATGGTGGGAGATTTAGCGAGAATTAACTTAGTTGTCGCTTTATTTAACTTGATTCCCGGTTTACCTCTAGATGGGGGACAGGTGTTAAAAGCAGCACTATGGAAAATAACAGGCGATCGCTTTCAAGCGGTACATTGGGCAGCAAAAGCTGGGCAGATTTTAGGTTATAGTGCGATCGCACTAGGATTTGTAATCGATTTCCTGACCAAGGAATTATTAACAGGTTTGTGGATTGTGCTATTGGGTTGGTTTGCGATTCGCAACGCTAACAACTACGACCGTATAACTACATTACAAGAAACCCTACTCAAACTAGTAGCATCTGATGCTATGACCCGTGATTTTCGGGTAGTTGATGCCAACCAAACAATCCGAGAGTTTGCTGATTTATATCTTTTAGAAACATCTTCCTCCCAAGTTTACTTTGCTGCTGCTGATGGACGTTACCGGGGTATGGTGACAGTTGAAGATTTGCGGACAACAGAAAGAAGTCAATGGGAAACCCAAACTCTGCAAAGCATAGTTCATCCCCTCACCACCATACCCACCGTTACCGAGTCCACTTCCTTAGCCGCAGTAATTAACAAGCTAGAAAATGAACAGTTAACTCGAATTACCGTACTCTCTCCTGCTGGTGCTGTAGCCGGTATCATCGACCGAGGAGATAC includes:
- a CDS encoding phosphoribosylanthranilate isomerase, yielding MRVKICGITQPEQSIAIASLGATALGFICVPTSPRYVTIEQIQAAIAQLPRNIDIIGVFANTSITNISQTVLASGLTGVQLHGDESPAFCHQLRQSLPQVEIIKAMRVRSLEHLQTAANYTKNVDTLLLDAYHPQQLGGTGKTLDWQMLEDFSPTCPWFLAGGLTPDNIIDALNQLHPNGIDLSSGVELSPGNKNLDKVALLFARLKSV
- the psaK gene encoding photosystem I reaction center subunit PsaK, with amino-acid sequence MISSILLAAAASVPATPVWSPTVGIIISASSLVVLLLSLASKAPKIGPQMPLLPITVPAFIAAMAFGHVIGVGIVLGLTNIGRL
- a CDS encoding site-2 protease family protein, whose translation is MQTNWKIGSLFGIPLFLDPFWFVILGLATLNFGVAYQEWGTITGWSAGLVMALLLFTSVLLHELGHSLVAQSQGIKVNSITLFFFGGIAAIEEESKTPGKAFQVAIAGPAVSIVLFLLLRLGSNFIPDTTVLNVMVGDLARINLVVALFNLIPGLPLDGGQVLKAALWKITGDRFQAVHWAAKAGQILGYSAIALGFVIDFLTKELLTGLWIVLLGWFAIRNANNYDRITTLQETLLKLVASDAMTRDFRVVDANQTIREFADLYLLETSSSQVYFAAADGRYRGMVTVEDLRTTERSQWETQTLQSIVHPLTTIPTVTESTSLAAVINKLENEQLTRITVLSPAGAVAGIIDRGDTVNCLAQKLNLRITDAEIKRIKEESSFPPGLQLGGIAKSLETIKDEDRQIQSVT
- a CDS encoding Uma2 family endonuclease: MIIAQGLETQENISPDIIFPPGDLYSDEPPVETELHLRQIILLFKCLEWLWKDKNDFYATGNMSIYYSPNQKKSEDSRGPDFFVVLETERKTRKSWVVWNEDGKYPNMIVEILSPSTAKTDREFKKQLYQNTFRTPDYFWFDPYTLEFAGFHLLDGKYQPLELNKKGHLWSQQLGLYLGVYNGLLRYFTREGILVPTPEESAEQEAKRAEHEAEARKAADQKAARLAAKLRELNIDPETI